Proteins encoded by one window of Mercenaria mercenaria strain notata chromosome 4, MADL_Memer_1, whole genome shotgun sequence:
- the LOC128556102 gene encoding carboxypeptidase N subunit 2-like, whose amino-acid sequence MMREGASTFLVLLVVSIVKESTSTERKQECKGRIIHNQKTIDCSHRNLSYIPKTEKHVMDLILSYNDLRNISSETFGNVSDPDSLISLELDHNNIQNVSLRAFDNFQNLKYLHLSYNPIYYGNMKNLLGDLSNLKFLSHLVMSGIGTITIQKDLFCLMRTNRIETLDVAFYNMKTVSMDSFENFNSLTALYLNDNHIENIKLSQSKHLKNLYLNYNQLKSFPDFSIDGSEKDCYFPNLKTLAVVSNDIKEIGFDNFKCLLKLKSLELDQNPIKVLPNNLLSKLPNLESLQLRFLRGNSLTVKRLAFKSASLIKLQLEFNRPATEVFESFTDTFRFLPNLKSLGLGFMSMLLLTNQQYSALFSPLANISSFKCFACQISQDPKIILNHMRNIIKFNLQSNRITTLSDETFKNNKHLRYLSLRYNDIAHVQESVLPMSLLNNLHSLDLSQNPFVCNCNLEWLINWMRTKQGDLT is encoded by the coding sequence ATGATGAGAGAAGGAGCATCGACTTTTCTTGTTCTGCTAGTGGTATCTATAGTCAAAGAAAGCACCTCGACAGAGAGAAAGCAAGAATGCAAAGGACGAATTATTCATAATCAAAAGACCATTGACTGTAGTCATCGAAACCTGTCATATATTCCAAAGACTGAAAAACACGTTATGGACTTGATTTTAAGCTACAATGATTTAAGAAACATCTCATCTGAAACATTTGGAAATGTAAGCGATCCGGACAGTCTGATTAGCCTCGAACTTGATCATAACAATATTCAGAACGTTTCTCTAAGGGCCTTTGAtaactttcaaaatttgaaatacttaCATCTGTCATACAATCCAATATACTACGGAAATATGAAAAATCTGTTAGGTGATTTGTCTAACTTGAAATTTCTTTCACATCTTGTTATGAGTGGGATTGGTACCATAACaattcaaaaagatttgtttTGCTTGATGAGAACAAACAGGATAGAAACACTAGATGTTGCATTTTACAACATGAAAACAGTCTCTATGGACTCCTTCGAGAATTTCAACAGTTTGACAGCTTTGTATTTAAACGACaatcatattgaaaatataaaactttcTCAAAGTAAGCATTTAAAAAACTTATACCTTAACTACAATCAGCTTAAGTCATTCCCAGACTTTTCTATCGATGGAAGTGAAAAGGATTGCTACTTCCCTAACCTTAAGACTCTCGCTGTTGTAAGtaatgatattaaagaaattgGTTTCgacaattttaaatgtttattgaaaTTGAAATCACTTGAACTTGATCAAAACCCCATAAAAGTATTACCAAACAACCTCTTGTCAAAATTACCAAACCTTGAATCACTGCAGCTTAGGTTTCTACGCGGAAACAGTCTGACAGTCAAGCGATTGGCTTTCAAATCAGCATCACTCATAAAATTACAACTAGAATTTAACAGACCTGCGACAGAAGTGTTTGAATCTTTCACTGACACGTTTAGATTTTTGCCAAATTTGAAAAGTTTAGGTTTGGGGTTTATGAGTATGCTACTATTAACTAACCAGCAATACTCAGCATTATTTTCACCACTCGCTAACATCAGTTCGTTTAAGTGTTTTGCATGTCAGATTTCGCAGGATCCAAAAATCATCTTGAATCATAtgagaaatattattaaattcaaTCTTCAGTCGAATCGAATTACAACATTAAGTGATGAAACATTTAAGAACAATAAGCACTTGCGGTATCTCAGTTTAAGATATAACGACATTGCACATGTACAAGAGTCGGTCCTACCAATGTCACTTCTCAATAACTTACATTCACTAGATCTCAGTCAAAATCCTTTCGTTTGTAACTGTAACCTGGAATGGCTCATCAACTGGATGAGAACAAAGCAAGGTGATCTAAcatga